The Bacillus sp. F19 DNA segment TTTTCCGACAGCAATCGGATAAACTTTCATTACTTGTCCGCTGCGATAAAGAGTCAGCGTTCTCTTTCCAACTGATACTGAAATCGAGTAGGGTATTGAAGCAGGCTCAGGCAGCCCCGGGATGATAATAGTCTGGCCAGCAAGCAGTACGCTTGGATCAGCAATCTGGTTCGCCCTTATAAGAACTGCAGGACTGATCCGGTAATTAAGCGCAATTGTGTTAAGTGTTTCACCGGGTTTTACTAGATGAACCATACATAAATCACCGCTTTTACATAATTTTGACTGTTTATGTTACAGCTTATGTCTGGACAGTTTGTTTGTTTCCCGGCCGCGATAGATGCGAGAACGAAATGCTGTGGTATAATTTTTTGTATATTCAGAGGAGTTGAACAGAATTGATTAAAGAAAAATATGCCATTATCGATATTGGTTCTAATACAATGAGGCTTGTCATTTATCAGCGCGATAAAAGTCAGCGTTTAAAAGAAGTTGAGAATGTTAAAATTGCGGCACGGCTCCGTAATTATTTAAATGATGACTCCTTCTTAAATGACGAAGGGATCAGCGTTTTAGTTTCATCTCTTCACAGTTTTCAGGAAGTCACAAGGCATCATGATCTTAAAAATGTAAAATGCGTTGCTACCGCGACAATCAGACAATCAGAAAATAAAGAGGCCATTTTGAAGAAGGTTCAAGAAGAAACAGATTTTTCAATCCGCATTCTGTCTGAATATGAGGAAGCCTATTACGGGTTTTTGGCGGTTGTCAATTCCACTCAGATTATCAGCGGGATTACGGTTGATATCGGCGGGGGAAGCACGGAGATTACATACTTTGAAAATAGAGAACTCATTCATTATCACAGTTTTCCGTTCGGTGCTCTTTCCCTAAAAAAATATTTTGTGAAGCAGGAGATTCCGACTGAAAGAGAATTGGCTGAGTTAAAGCAGTTCCTTGCAAGGGAATTTCATTCGCTGCCATGGCTCGCAAACAAGGAATTGCCGATTGTTGCAATCGGGGGAAGTGCCAGAAACATTGTGCAAATACACCAGGCTATGCAGGAATATCCTCTGGCAGGGGTTCACCTTTATGAAATGACTCATAGGAATCTGACAGATGTCCAGCACTTTTTATCTACTTTGTCTCTTCATGAACTTCAAAGAGCGGAGGGGTTATCAAAAGACCGCGCTGACACAATCATCCCTGCTGCTCAAGTTTTTACAGTCTTGTATGAGGTCGTCCGTGCCGACAATTTCATTTTAAGCAGAAAAGGGCTTAGAGACGGCGTTTTTTATGAGGACTTGACTGGAGGGACTGGATCGGCCATTTTTCCTAGTGTCATTGAGGAAAGCTTTCATGAACTGCTCAGTGATTATGATATTGATCTTCACCATGTCCAGTATGTAACCAAAATTGCTCTGAAACTGTATTCAGACCTTGCTGAAACAGGATTGCTCTCGTACTCGGATGATGATATTCTTTTAATCAGAAGAGCATCGTTTGTCTATAATCTCGGCCAGTATATTGATTCAGAATCCAGCAGCCAGCATACTTTTTACTTGATTGCCAACAGGACAATAGATGGCCTTCT contains these protein-coding regions:
- a CDS encoding L,D-transpeptidase family protein, encoding MVHLVKPGETLNTIALNYRISPAVLIRANQIADPSVLLAGQTIIIPGLPEPASIPYSISVSVGKRTLTLYRSGQVMKVYPIAVGKILSGTPIGDFVIVNRVPNPGGPFGVLWMSLSKIHYGIHGTNDPSSIGKAVSRGCIRMQNRDVLELGSIVPNGTRVIIRPN
- the ppx gene encoding exopolyphosphatase, with the translated sequence MIKEKYAIIDIGSNTMRLVIYQRDKSQRLKEVENVKIAARLRNYLNDDSFLNDEGISVLVSSLHSFQEVTRHHDLKNVKCVATATIRQSENKEAILKKVQEETDFSIRILSEYEEAYYGFLAVVNSTQIISGITVDIGGGSTEITYFENRELIHYHSFPFGALSLKKYFVKQEIPTERELAELKQFLAREFHSLPWLANKELPIVAIGGSARNIVQIHQAMQEYPLAGVHLYEMTHRNLTDVQHFLSTLSLHELQRAEGLSKDRADTIIPAAQVFTVLYEVVRADNFILSRKGLRDGVFYEDLTGGTGSAIFPSVIEESFHELLSDYDIDLHHVQYVTKIALKLYSDLAETGLLSYSDDDILLIRRASFVYNLGQYIDSESSSQHTFYLIANRTIDGLLHKERLQLALIASFKSKSAFKQYGEPYKHWFSKVEQRNMMLLGAIIKLAYSLNATRRDIVKTLKLAEDDDHVKCTVICDGNYSPEEYQAEKQKKNLEKILKKNIVFHFQNES